One genomic region from Prunus persica cultivar Lovell chromosome G3, Prunus_persica_NCBIv2, whole genome shotgun sequence encodes:
- the LOC18782319 gene encoding geranylgeranyl transferase type-2 subunit beta 1 translates to MGELASQKHVQFIVSVEKKKDSFESVVMEHIRMNGAYWGLTALDLLGKLHVVDVEEVVSWVLQCQDDSGGFGGNIGHDPHVLYTLSAVQVLALFDKLDVLDIEKVASYVAGLQNEDGSFSGDMWGEIDTRFSYIAISCLSLLHRLDKINVEKAVNYILSCKNHDGGFGCTPGAESHAGQIFCCVGALAITGSLHHIDKDLLGWWLCERQDNKTGGLNGRPEKLPDVCYSWWALSSLIMIDRVHWINKDKLIKFILDCQDIENGGISDRPDDAVDVYHTYFGVAGLSLLEYPGLKAIDPAYALPVDVVDRIILDR, encoded by the exons ATGGGGGAGCTGGCAAGTCAGAAACATGTTCAGTTCATTGTATCAGTCGAAAAG AAGAAGGATTCTTTTGAGTCCGTGGTGATGGAGCATATAAGAATGAATGGGGCATACTGGGGTTTGACTGCTCTTGATCTTCTTGGGAAGCTGCACGTCGTGGATGTCGAGGAGGTTGTTTCCTGGGTTCTCCAGTGCCAAGATGACTCAG GTGGGTTTGGTGGTAACATTGGGCATGACCCACATGTACTATATACCTTAAGTGCTGTGCAGGTTTTGGCCTTGTTCGACAAGCTTGATGTTCTGGATATTGAAAAGGTTGCGAGTT ATGTGGCTGGGCTGCAGAATGAAGATGGATCATTTTCAGGGGACATGTGGGGTGAAATTGATACACG gTTTTCTTATATTGCTATCTCTTGTCTCTCATTACTACATCGTTTGGATAAAATCAATGTGGAGAAGGCCGTGAACTACATTTTAAGTTGTAAGAATCATGATGGTGGATTTGGATGCACACCTGGTGCAGAGTCTCATGCAGGTCAAA TTTTCTGTTGTGTGGGTGCTCTTGCCATCACGGGGTCATTACATCATATTGACAAGGACCTTCTTGGATGGTGGCTATGTGAGCGGCAAGATAACAAAACTGGAGGTCTTAATGGTCGACCAGAGAAACTTCCTGAt GTCTGCTACTCATGGTGGGCTCTTTCTAGTTTGATCATGATTGACAGAGTTCATTGGATCAATAAAGACAAGCTTATCAAGTTCATTTTAGACTGCCAG GACATTGAAAATGGAGGAATTTCTGACAGACCAGATGATGCTGTTGATGTTTACCACACTTACTTTGGTGTAGCTG GACTCTCCCTTCTCGAATATCCAGGGTTGAAAGCCATAGATCCAGCGTACGCTTTGCCGGTTGATGTTGTAGATAGGATTATTTTAGACAGATAA